A segment of the Scomber japonicus isolate fScoJap1 chromosome 5, fScoJap1.pri, whole genome shotgun sequence genome:
AACATTTCTGGTAACAACCAGGTTTATTTTATGATACACTGCCTACATtatcataaataaacagattaagAATCCTTACCCACATAACCCTTATTGTTTCTGTCCATAGTGGGAGAGCTGCCTGGTGATGAATCACTTATGTTAAGTCAGTAAGATTCAGAATTAGATACAGTATCACATATTGCTTTCAAATGTTacctttaaatgtgctataaaaAGTTGAACTCATCACTttagaaaaatatcaaaattgaAACAAAGAAATTTTCCCACCCCCAACATCACCACCAGTGAAAGCTTTGTCGCTCCCAGCGGGTCAACGGCCCCTTTTCACAGTAACCAACAGTCTTAAATGTGGTAATTTGCACAGGCAGAAGTAGTCAAGTTCTGAGGAGAGTAGCTCAAATGGATTAACTGTCccaaaaggattttttttctccatgtgtCTTCTTTGCAGATCAGTCAATGTGGTGGGCTATGTGGGCGCACTGCAAGAGCCAGTCCTACACAGAGGACTGAAGGATCAGAaatctaataaaaacataaaacaaaaaacaaaaaaagaagcacaataGAGCACTAAAATCCAAAAGAATGTAAACTCAAATGGACACACCTGCAGAGCTGGAAAAAATCAATAATCTATGATCATACCTGCAATTTTAGTTTCCTCAAGGAGTACTTGTCAAATAAATGGTAGATCAATACTAAAAACAAGCCGTTTCATTTTGaatttttctctgtctgtaaaCGAACAAGATGTCAATACAAGATGGCAGAAGcacagtaaaaatgtcaatcaatccATAGACAGTAAAAATCATGATTACAATACAGAGCAAGAGTGACCAGAATCATCAATTTTTAGCCATAATAATCAAGCAGCGATCAGCCACTAAATTAAAAGTTTTGTCTCTTTTGAACCTAAACGTTAATGTGGGCTGATTTTTCTTCATGCAGTGATGTGACCTGATTACACCACGTGTCTCCTCCCAGCACAGACCACCTTAAAAACGTTGGAGCTGAATCGACCTGAGCACCATAGAAATTACAAATCACTCTATCTAACCTCTATAGCTACGGAGCAAATTGTGAAACTGATACAAGAAACACATTGTAGACATTCTGGTATTAATAGTAGTGCTGCTTTGTGCTTTAAAATGGGAGGGCACTAATTACTAACAGTGTCCAGGCACTTCACCATCAGAAAAACACCTGGCACACGGTGTTAGAAACTACAGTATGACCTTCAAAAAACTACAACCATGCGTGGACAAATTGGCTTCTCCGTTCTGCACTGGTTTCTACATAGAagggttaaatacacacaaagacacaaacaggtCACAGATTAAAATTGACATTAAAATGAGTCTCTTCTGACTGCCACAAAACAGTGTTATCCAGAAGCTACTGTTGGAGAATACTGCCCTCCTGTGGCAGGAGGAACGCTGAAACCTGTAGAGGAGAAAAGTTTATCGTTCTCAATTAAATCTGTGTCCTTTGTCCAAAAAGAAGAGCTGAGCTGAGTTTACTGCTTGAGTTGTGATGTGCTGTGGCGGCAGGGAGGTGGCGTTGGCATGGCGAAGGACTGCTGAGCGTCTTTACTTGCCGGTGCCTTTGGTAGCACTGCTGCTGATGCCCAGGTAGGTTGCTGCGTTGTCTACAACGCCCTGAAGAGGGACAATGACGCTGTCTAGGAGGCCTTTAAGGGTGTCGGTCTGCTCGGCGTCCAGGTTCTGGTACGCATAGTAGAGTGAGCCGCACACCACGACAAGAAGCAGGAGCTTGAGTAACAGAGACATGAAGCCTCGTCTTGCTGGCGGTTTGCTCAGAGAGACTGCGCTGCCGCCTCTGGACAAAGACTCGGAGAAGGTGCGGCTCTCGGTGTGGATGCTGTGCTGCGCGGGGGACTCATTCAGCCAGTATTCACTCGGTTTCACAGGTCGACCAGCCGCCCCTCGGATTGGACGTCTGCAGGTCGCACTGATCAGAGAAACAACATCTAACTGTTAGGCCAACTTCACAAAAACAAAGCTTTTGACAGCATTTTATGATCTTCCTCAGCTGATgaagtttgctcagttgtcatggtgatAGTCACACCCGGCACCAAAGTCCAGCCCAGGCACTTCACACAGTGAGGGGTTGTTCGATGTTTGGACCTTGGCCTTAAATATAACAACTGAGAAAACGCCACCAACGTAAACTGTGAGGAATGTGAATTGTGGCTGAAAGCTTGTAAATGTTCCTTCAGCCtagataaacatttttttaataaatgttgatCTAATGTGTCCAAAGTCAAGAACTTGGATGTATAACTCAAAGCCAACATTTTGACTGAGTGCGAACATCAACACAATGATTAATATTGGCCCACAAAATCACAGTGAGTCAATACCTGATGCCCGTCGGTGTGCTTATTTCATTGGCAAGAATATCTTCAACAACGCTCTCACTGGCCTTCTTCGGGGTCTCTTCAACAACGGTTTCCTCCACCACCTGtcgatttatttaaaaatggaaGTTCATACAAACTAACTATACACTTCTATCGTTGGGGTAAGAAATACCAGAAGTACAGCTCACCTTGGTTTGTCGTCTGCTGCTGGTCCGTGTGGTGACCGGGGTTTTTCCTCTGCTGCGCACGGGCTTCTCTACCACAGGAACTGGCTCTGGTTCAGGTGCAGCGATCTCCTCTgaagcaaaggaaaaaaaaaacaaaaaaaacacaggcagcagcagtgagacatGGTGATATCATTTGAGAAATCTGTGGTTTTCTAAAATTTGACTGGTCAGGTGTTCCAAGAAGAATGTTTGCCCATGTATCTGCAAAATTATGCTCAATATAACATGACGACTTTAATGACATACTGAGGCCATGTTATTTGTCTATGTGGGTACAATTACTTTTCAAAGCATCATGTGTGGTCGGAGCTCACCATCTTCCTTGTCACTGTACTGATCAGAGTTTGTGTTGCCGTTCTGGTTGCTGTCTACTTTGGGGAGAGTTGTGACATCTGTAGGAGCCTCGGGTTCAGCGGCGGGCTGGTCCAAAAGCTTCTGCAGCTTCTTCTCATACACTTTTCGAGTAGAGGCTAAAATGGAGGACATGAAAGAAGAAGTGAAAAGGGTTAATgatacataaaacaaaacacctTCACTTCAGCAGGATTCATACATTTTAGCTGAATGTATGATGTTTGATAGATTGCTCTGATATACCTGCTGATGCTTCACTGAACATTTGCaaatatgttgttttctttttaaatgtaaagggGTTcacaactattaaaaaaaatattaaagacattatttaaaaatgtttacttttcttGTACATatgcatgtttttaataatattaacatAACATCTGTACCTATACACCCCCTCCCAAAAAATATGTAACAAATGATACATGAAACAACCACCAAGATTGATTTAATGATTTAGTGATTTAATGCAAATACGTTATATATCCCTTATCTAACTAATCTGTTATGCTTTTGAATAATTTCAAACTTAACTTCCATGTTGAAAAGCTTTTTCATGGATGTCTTAAGAGGGCCTCCAGGAACTTACCCACAATGGGTCCTGAGTCCACACCATGCTTTGCCAGCTGTTGTTTTAAATCTTCATCAGTGAGATCTGTCACCTCTACTACTGTCCGAGGCTTGTCTGTCTTTTTGGTGGCTTTCtgcaaggagggagagggagagagagagagagagagagagagagagagagagagagagagagagagagagagatttcagATGAGATTAGATGAATTGAATGAGTCACAATTTACATACTTGTTCATTCAttacaaaacaagaaaaacaagtaaTTACACACATCAGTTACTGGACGATTTCACAATATGTCACATTGTCTACAAGAATAATCACGTATATTGTTAAAGCCATAAACATCCCGCCGTTTTTATCCTGgccataaaaatattgatttataacacatttacaatGTAAAAGAGATGGGTcaaaatccacaagcctccCACACCGCAAACATGTTTTTAGAATTTCATCTGACGCTAATATGAGCTTCAGCCGTCCCGAATTTAGTAGAtaactttcaacattacagtcaaACACTGTCTGAGAAAACacaatttgatgctaaaaagactaaaaaatgaGGCAGATATTGACTTGATaagactaactcagactgctgaagccccCACATATAAGCTTCAAATCAACTTTAAGATgcatttttgtggttttttcCCACACAATCTTAAACTGAGAGCACATCTGAATGATATTCAACCTTCAGTCGGAACAAGTTGattctcttctctttcagtGCTCATTTTGGCGCCTGACTGTTGCTTTAAGACATATTTGAGAGCAAAAGGCAgaaatcaaaataataaaaaaaagaaaacccaactTACTCTTCCAGATCTGCTTTTGTTGGAAACGACGGGAGCAGGTAACTCTTCATC
Coding sequences within it:
- the tmpob gene encoding thymopoietin b, producing the protein MAEFLEDPSVLTKDKLKNELTANNVQLPSGEHKKEVYVQLYLKNLTVLNNKNSPPTDTFSSDEELPAPVVSNKSRSGRKATKKTDKPRTVVEVTDLTDEDLKQQLAKHGVDSGPIVASTRKVYEKKLQKLLDQPAAEPEAPTDVTTLPKVDSNQNGNTNSDQYSDKEDEEIAAPEPEPVPVVEKPVRSRGKTPVTTRTSSRRQTKVVEETVVEETPKKASESVVEDILANEISTPTGISATCRRPIRGAAGRPVKPSEYWLNESPAQHSIHTESRTFSESLSRGGSAVSLSKPPARRGFMSLLLKLLLLVVVCGSLYYAYQNLDAEQTDTLKGLLDSVIVPLQGVVDNAATYLGISSSATKGTGK